Within the Phaseolus vulgaris cultivar G19833 chromosome 9, P. vulgaris v2.0, whole genome shotgun sequence genome, the region GTGTGCAGCCTAAGCCATCTAATGCTCCGAATCTGGATGCCAAGATTCGGACTGAGAAACATGTAAGTCACCTCAATGAAATTTCTGCCACTGGCTTCGTTGTGTATCCCTCATCTAAAAGTAAAAAGTATATCCTCTGAATTTCTTGCAGATGGTGCCGTTTCTATTTTTTGCATGTTAGGAGTTGTTAGTTCAATTATACTGATCTttgatttgaattttgtttggcTTAAAATATTCATTTGTTTGAGACAAATTTTTGCAGGGCGTGAACAATATTCCATCTACTTCCTCTGCCTTGCCCAAATCCTCTACAAGAAATGTCTCGAAACCAGAAAAGCCCACAGGAACCTCAAACCTTGGTCGTGTATTTGGGAGTAATTCCCGTGCTTCAAGCAGCTGGATTCCTTCATTACGCCGAATTTCTTCGGCCAAATAGGTAAGAAAATCACTTATCTAGAATATGAACTTGAACTCTGCTATATAATGAATCACGCTCTCAATTTTTTAGTTACTGATTGCTGTATTTTGACATTTTATGCCATAACTGTAGAATATTTTGCTGAGCCACTGACTCTGTTTGTTTCTTATAAAACAGGTTTATGAAGGTGTGACTTGGAGCTCTTTTAACATTTGCTAATGTCATGTATTCATTTCACTCCACCAGCGGAACATTAAATTAAGACTGTAATGACAAGCATGATACAGTGACATGACAAGCTTCCTGCACATGACACTAATACTAAATGTATGGGCGGATTCATTGTTGCTAAGTGAGATTGATGCTGTCATTTTTAAGAGTTGGAAAGAGGGAAAGGAAGTAAGGGAGTATGGACGATTTTAAAGAACGAGGCATGCTGGTGGATGTCCCAAACGAGGCCCAAGGTAACGAGGCCCAGGGTAATTTGTTGGTAGGCCTTGAACTGTAAGAGTTTGGCGGGGTTGCATTGTTTTCTCTAATCATGATGAATCAAACTTGTATGTGTGTGGGGAAGCTACAATCATTCTtattataccttttcttgttattttattttttctattcatcatttgtttttctttcaaacATTCTCTACAAAAAATTAGTTGTCATTTCTTTGTACAGTTAGTTTTCTCATCATGAGTATAATCACATTGTACCTCAATCCCAACAAGGGAATTCTTCATAATTCAATCCAATTCATGACGATTTGAAACTAATCGGGTCCatgttttttattcaaatagtGTTGTATTGTATCCAATCTACGAACTCGAGTAAGTATTCTACTTTCTAATAAACATTCCCGTGGTATAGTTATGATTAGAAGAATTTTGACAACTAGCAAACATTCAACATTCCAAACTAGTAAGATATGAAACCCTGCAAAATGCTGGTGCATGGCTTTTTCAATTGagaaaattattagaaataTTTAGACTTAAGGAGTAATTGTCAGTCTGCATAGTTTACGCTTGTTAGTCTTCAAATGGTCCCCGGAACGATCATCAACTGATTGATTTATCAGAATGACAGATTGTAGCAATATATAACAGCTACATATATTTTAGCAGTAATCAGcaacaaaattaaagaaaagatGTAGTAAAGAAGAGAAAAAGCACCCTGTGTCGTATGCTTTGATTAAGAAAAGACAAATGAGCCAGGCGGGAACACTATAACCAAAAGAATGAAATTGTCTCCATGCCAAGGGAGACAATGAAAACAGCACAGGCCTGTATACGATTAAACTTGTACCTGGATGGATCCAACTTGCAATGCTAGTGTGACGTTTATCAAGTtatcaaaataaagaaacaacTTACGCGTGGGGTCCCCTAACTCTACTTTAGAAAGTGATAGTGGTGACAAAGGAGAATCCTAGTAATGATGAACTCCGCTGCCACAAAAACAGGTCCTTAACTATTTGTGCATGAACCACTAAGAGGTGGAAATAAAAAGCAACAGCTTAAGTTGGCGACAAGAATGAGTGGCCTTTAAACTGGGTCCTTTTGTTCAGCACTAAGAATCTTTTACATTGTTTTCATTTTCCTTAATAAGAAGCACTTAGAAACAACGTCATATTTTCTTGTTAAATATCTCACTGTTGCTCATCCGTCCTATCAGCATCTTGTCCTTGCTTCTTCATTTCTCCCTCATGCCATGAGATCTTTTACCACCCGTGTCTACTGAGTCCTGAGTGATCGAAACCTCGTTAAGCTTCACAAGTGAGTGTAGCATTTTggtttctatataaaaaaacttcatTTCAAGACAACCACTGAATTTTCTTATTCGGGCATTACAAGTTATCATGAGTATATAGAAATTGAAACAATGACCATAAGGACTTTTATGCTTCTTGTAATTCTTATGATCAAGCTTCACTCAGATGAAAGCACCTAACTCCTTTTCTATTTCAGTGAGCCCGAGAGCGTCTAACTCAAAATGCTCAGTCCATCAACTGGAGAACATAGATGAAAATGCTCCTGCAGATTGGACTGCATCATCCTGTCCCCCACCTGATACTCCAACTGAGTCTATGGAGTTCCTTGCTAGATCATGGAGTCTTTCAGCCATGGAACTCTCTAAAGCATTGCACAACACCGACATTACGATCTCCACCAGTATAGATATGCCACTTTCTTGCCCTTCAGGTCACCAATTTGATACCAAGAGTTCCACTGCTTCAAAGGATGTAAGAACATTGACTGTGTTTAATTTGAAAGACTAATTTAAATTAGGCCATTAACTCTTCTTTTAGCCACTTTCCTCTTAGTTGGCTATGCAGCACGTAAACAGGCAATCATGCAAATTCTATGTTACCTCTCTTAAAAGATATCCAATCTCTATGCCACACACACACATGCCTGCagtgaaaagaaaaggaaaaaggagaGATTCTAAGCCCTCCAAAAAGGCAGTTTCAGAGGAAATAATTTTTCCATAACCTAGACCTTTCTTTTTTTATGGTCCTAGGACTCTTCAATTTTAAGAAGAATCTAGTACTGCTGTTTGTGTATGTagcttttataatttaataacttCATATTGGTTCTGCACTTCTGATGCAAGAATTTTGTGCAGTTATCTAACTGTTGTTATCCTCCAATTTCACCAGGAGACAGTAGCGGAAAGAAGGTACATTATATTAACTTATGTGATGATAAATATGATCATAATGCATAAGAATCAATTTGGCCCATTGTTCAGTTTCAGTTAAGAATTTGAAGCCTGTCATTTGCCTCAGCTTGCTTTTATGACTATCTGTTCTTTTATTGTGGTCTAAATGAACTTCACTTCACTCACTATAACCGTGCAAATTTAGACAAGTCAATCATCACGTAAAGCTGTTTTAATTTCCCCGTGCCAACAGCTGCGAACCTTCAATTACAAATAATCACGAGCCACATCTACAAAACCTTGTTTTTGCACTGGGAGTGAATTTTTAGTGTgtataaattaataacatttCAATATATCCTGTACAGGATTTACTTTTACTCCATCAAGCACTCAGTACAGAATTCCTTTCCGGTCAAAACTTGCTCAGAAATGGGGTATGTTGCAATCAACTTAATAGTTTCCTTCATTAAATATGCTCAAATACCAACGCAATCTGATATTAGTCAgtatttgtttcatttattaatttattggtGCAAAACTATTGCTCACCAGCTTTACAGGAGCTTGCTAAGAGGGAGGACAATGGGTAGGTGGTTGAAAGATCAAAAGGAGAGGAAAAAGCAGGAAATTAGGACCCATAACGCTCATTTGCATGCTGCAGTATCTGTGGCTGGTGTTGCTGCTGCTATTGCAGCGGTTGCagcatcaacaacatcaccTGAATTGCCTTGTGCCAACCAAAAGACCCCCGCTCCCCTGGCTACTGCTGCAATTGCATCTGCAGCAGCTTTAGTAGCCTCTCACTGCATTGAGATTGCCGAAGATATGGGAGCTGAACATGACCAAATCTTAACAGTAGTCAACTCCGCCATTAATGCAAAAACCAATGGAGATATAATGACTTTAACCGCCGGAGCAGCCACTGGTATCAGAATTTAATGTTTATTTCTCTACTTCAGACCAAACTCAGTTATGCTTTTAAACAGCATCACTTGTTAGTGATATTTAAGTAGGATCCATTTATGAGGCATAAATCAAACCTTTTTTAGTCTTCTGCTAAATCTGCATTTTGACCAAGTCATCTTTCTCCATAAAATAACTAAAGCTCAAATGTAAAGAACAATATTTATACTTAATGAGCAACATAATGGTAAAAAAAAAGTGGGTCCAAAACCTGCAAGCCATGGATTCATTTCACATAGATATTGTCAAATACTAACACAAAATATAGTGAACTAAATGCTTGGTTGGCAGCCTTGCGAGGAGCTGCTACTCTAAAGGCAAGGCTGCAAAAGGGGCCTGGAGCAACTGGCATTCCTCTAGTTGAGGAAAAGTGTGACGAAAGCAAAGAAGCAAACATCTTGACAGCACTGGACTATGTTTTTAAAGGAGGAGAACTTCTCAAACGTACAAGAAAAGGTGTGTTTACTAACATGTTTACGATAATGGCTTGATTGGAACTGGAAAGAATAAAAGAAGAATGTCAGATGTTCAAAGCAATTTACATTATGAACATCAATAACAGTGCTATTTTTAACTCTTATTACAGGAGATCTTCACTGGAAGCAAGTCTCTTTcaatataaattcaaatttgCAGGTATTGCTATAAGACATTTCAAATATTCATTAACAAACCATGGGCATGAGCTCCAATAATTTTTAAGTTTGATACAAGATCATAGCTGACCAGAAAATTTTACTCGTTTTGGAAAAAAAAGTTGATATTGGACATTGGCAATGCAAAGAAATGAATGCAGTAGCagctttaaaattataattagaagtAGAAACTCAGCATGGCCATCTTCTTATAATCTCATCATATCAATCAATTATACATTTGTTTCAAGTATAAGCATATTTTAACTATAATGTTCATGAAAATCAAGGACTTCAATTCAATCAGTCAATATTTTTCTAATGACTCCCATTAGTTTATATATCAAGTACGAGCTCAGATATGTCTAACATACTCGCATGGCATGTTTTATGCAAGTTTCTCAATGCTATTTGATGAAACATTTTTTGTAAAGATGGCTGCCCAAATAGTCTCTCAGCTCAGGTGATGAGCCTGGTTTATCTGATCCTCCCTAGATTCCCACAATGGTGGGAGCCTTTTGAGAAATCAGAAGTAGCACTATGGCAATAATGTAATTTGTGTAAAACTATTAACTCCGAAAATCCTTTCATAGAGAATCATAATTATTGGTTGTGCCACTATCTCCATTTAATAGTTATTTGAACTAATACCAAATGACAACAGGTTGTAGTCAAAATGAAAAGCAAGCATATGGCAGGAACATTCACAAAAAAGAAGAAATGTAAGCATCTTTTCATACATAGTTCCTTCTTATTTTATTCTTGCCAGTTGCCACTCTCTCTCAACAATATTAAGGTATGGTATGGCCTAAAATGGCAGATATAGTGACCGGCGTTTGCAATGATATCCCAGCATGGCCTGGACGGGAGAGGGAAGACATCAATGAAAAGAGGGcatattttggaataaaaaCAACAGACAGGACCATAGCATTTGAATGTGGAAGTAAAGGAGACAAACAGTTCTGGCTTGAGGGTATCCAGTATATGTTGAATTGCCGTGTCAaagtaacattataaaaaaacattaggATTGACATTGGGATTGCTGAATATATGCCTTTTTTTCTTCCGCTTTCCCTCTCAGCGATTGGAGAGTTACTTTATAAAGGTGAAGAGTTGACAGTGCCGCTCTAAGATTTCGTTGACAACATTACTGAGACTTCAGTGATTTCAGTGCACATGTATGGAATCTAGAACCATGCTATTGTCACTCTAATTCCTTCAGAAAATCAACATTATCAACAAACACCTGCATGAAGCAATTAACAAGCCATGTTATAAAAAAAGAGGTTTGCAAGTGAACTTAAACATAATAGGAAGGATTCCATTAGTGCATTATGCTACACAAGAAGTCTTTCGAGGTAAATAGAGAAGGATCAGTAGAAAGATTTGGAAAAGGTCTGGCATATGAATTTTACAGTACAAATCTTTTTAGTTTGGTGCTGAACAAAAATCTTTAATTTATCTGTAAGTCATTCCTCTGGCAATTATACTATCTTCTTACGCATTACAAATTCCACCAAGCAATTCGTAAACTCTTTCATTGGTGCAAAGTATCTATCACTAGTTTTGTAAATTTGTTGATGACTAATCTCTGACAAAGAACCTAATTGGTGGCTTGGAATCACTCCTCAACCTCCAGTCTGTTGGCATTAACTCATCAACATAAACATTTATGACTTCATTGGTGGGATGTAGGCAAATTTTATTAGTGACAAGGTTAAAAGGTGATACCAATTTCCAACCATCAGGGTCCAAGCAAGCTACAATCTTGGTGTTGATACCAGGCAAGGGCCCAGGTTCAAGGATAATCTCCCCCCCACATAACTTGATTGCTTCAGCAGTCTTATAGACATCATTTGTGCCTATTGCAATCTGTTTAAACACAAAATGTGTTGAATTCTTACAATGCATACAGCAAAATTCGCGGAAGCCATACAAACGTCGTAAACTTTCTCTTGAAAACAGAAAGAATAGAATCTACCTGAGCATAACCATTTCCTTTGTTATAATCAGTGACGCCATAGTTATATGTTAGTTCTAGAACAGTATTCTTATCTTCAGGACCATAGCCCATAAAGGCTACTGTGTACTGGAAAAGAAAACACAACAGAGAATTATCACAGCAAGAAATTCACATTTACAAATATCCAAAAAAGTAATTAGCATAAAATACTCAAAACATGAACTAAATTTCTGAAACTTCCTAGATTTTCGTATTAATGCCTACCCTTCCAAAATAGTAAACAGTTTTCAACAGGGACAGACCTATTCTCATGTTCATGATTTAGGCAGTCTATTTATCAGATGAAATGCACAATTATAGATGTGTTTCAATGACCCTTACGTTCAGTTGAAAGTGAATCCGTTGTGAGTATAACATTCACTTGAACGTGCATCGGAAAATGTGTTTTGAGCAAAAACAAACACACACAATATAGTCAGCACATCACACACTAAGATTTCTCAGGAAAACActataaacataaatagaaGAGATTTATGTCAGGAACTCAAATAGCCACACGTAAAAGTTAAGTTACCTTGTCCTGAGGATTGTCCTTCTTGCGAAGAAGTTTCATTCCAACAGCCTTTGAAATCAAACAAAGacaaggaaaaacagtaaggtCATAGTGATGAAGGAACCTTCACGATTAGAGTAGTAAAAACCACTCACTCTTTGATAGAAGGCTATGGCACGATCGAGATCGCCTACTCGAAGCATAACTTGGCATAGAGGTTCAGATGTAGGTCTTCTCTCCAAAAGTTCAAACTTATAACCATCAGGATCTTCAATGAAAGCAATTTCTGAACTGCCATTTCTAACAGGCCCTGGTTCTCTTGTAACCTTTCCTCCTTTTGCCTTTATTATATCTACTCTCTTGTAAATCTACGAAGTTTCAGTAGAAAACCATAACAATCTTAATTTTCTCAGAACAATTCATAAAGCATAGATTAACACTGACACCAAAAATAGTTGTAAATTCGAATAACAATTTCATTCCTTGGCGATAACAAAAGCATTTAACAACACAGCTTGACTAAAGACTAAATTAATTGTAGATAAAGGCTCTGAAGTCATTCAACAATTGCaaccaaaaaaatataaacaacaaggaacttgaaaattcaaaatcacAGCTGGAGATAAGTTGGTTTTCCACattcaagaaaaacaaaaccCAGAATggattaatgaaaattaaactGATTCTGTGTTTTGCATTGCATATGCAGTGACAGTTGTAAACAATATTGCATCATTATCTTTCATTAAATGGCTTACATCTTCAACTGCAACACCAAAATGACCAAAGCCACTTCCAATGTCATAGTTATCCACTCCATAATCTGTTATCTCCATAAATAGTAAGAATGATGAGAAGCCATTTTGTGATGATGTTCGAGCATACAAAATAATCACACAGAAAAGAGTGGCATTCGAATCAGAACTCACTGTAAGTAAGTTCAACTGTAAAATTAGAATCTTCG harbors:
- the LOC137822741 gene encoding VAN3-binding protein isoform X2; amino-acid sequence: MSPRASNSKCSVHQLENIDENAPADWTASSCPPPDTPTESMEFLARSWSLSAMELSKALHNTDITISTSIDMPLSCPSGHQFDTKSSTASKDLSNCCYPPISPGDSSGKKDLLLLHQALSTEFLSGQNLLRNGLYRSLLRGRTMGRWLKDQKERKKQEIRTHNAHLHAAVSVAGVAAAIAAVAASTTSPELPCANQKTPAPLATAAIASAAALVASHCIEIAEDMGAEHDQILTVVNSAINAKTNGDIMTLTAGAATALRGAATLKARLQKGPGATGIPLVEEKCDESKEANILTALDYVFKGGELLKRTRKGDLHWKQVSFNINSNLQVVVKMKSKHMAGTFTKKKKYIVTGVCNDIPAWPGREREDINEKRAYFGIKTTDRTIAFECGSKGDKQFWLEGIQYMLNCRVKVTL
- the LOC137822741 gene encoding VAN3-binding protein isoform X1, encoding MKAPNSFSISVSPRASNSKCSVHQLENIDENAPADWTASSCPPPDTPTESMEFLARSWSLSAMELSKALHNTDITISTSIDMPLSCPSGHQFDTKSSTASKDLSNCCYPPISPGDSSGKKDLLLLHQALSTEFLSGQNLLRNGLYRSLLRGRTMGRWLKDQKERKKQEIRTHNAHLHAAVSVAGVAAAIAAVAASTTSPELPCANQKTPAPLATAAIASAAALVASHCIEIAEDMGAEHDQILTVVNSAINAKTNGDIMTLTAGAATALRGAATLKARLQKGPGATGIPLVEEKCDESKEANILTALDYVFKGGELLKRTRKGDLHWKQVSFNINSNLQVVVKMKSKHMAGTFTKKKKYIVTGVCNDIPAWPGREREDINEKRAYFGIKTTDRTIAFECGSKGDKQFWLEGIQYMLNCRVKVTL
- the LOC137822742 gene encoding lactoylglutathione lyase GLX1-like isoform X2, with the translated sequence MASSLMLPTASMLRPCTTSSSTSRRLALFHLVTTGALPQFKLLGAKGSELLKVAEATAAENVAQPEKILFDWVKNDNRRFLHVVYRVGDLEKTIKFYTECLGMKLLRKRDIPEDRYSNAFLGYGPEDSNFTVELTYNYGVDNYDIGSGFGHFGVAVEDIYKRVDIIKAKGGKVTREPGPVRNGSSEIAFIEDPDGYKFELLERRPTSEPLCQVMLRVGDLDRAIAFYQRAVGMKLLRKKDNPQDKYTVAFMGYGPEDKNTVLELTYNYGVTDYNKGNGYAQIAIGTNDVYKTAEAIKLCGGEIILEPGPLPGINTKIVACLDPDGWKLVFVDNVDFLKELE
- the LOC137822742 gene encoding lactoylglutathione lyase GLX1-like isoform X1, which translates into the protein MASSLMLPTASMLRPCTTSSSTSRRLALFHLVTTGGIALPQFKLLGAKGSELLKVAEATAAENVAQPEKILFDWVKNDNRRFLHVVYRVGDLEKTIKFYTECLGMKLLRKRDIPEDRYSNAFLGYGPEDSNFTVELTYNYGVDNYDIGSGFGHFGVAVEDIYKRVDIIKAKGGKVTREPGPVRNGSSEIAFIEDPDGYKFELLERRPTSEPLCQVMLRVGDLDRAIAFYQRAVGMKLLRKKDNPQDKYTVAFMGYGPEDKNTVLELTYNYGVTDYNKGNGYAQIAIGTNDVYKTAEAIKLCGGEIILEPGPLPGINTKIVACLDPDGWKLVFVDNVDFLKELE